The following are encoded in a window of Plectropomus leopardus isolate mb chromosome 23, YSFRI_Pleo_2.0, whole genome shotgun sequence genomic DNA:
- the haus3 gene encoding HAUS augmin-like complex subunit 3 isoform X1 — MLDGGQFVEAMGRLGYPGASSLKASDFDWLFDCAPENLHFLRFVCRTLNQSNVLTTEEANAYQELQKSGKPILDEAALGEVLKTIGPSDGSSANILGPSSSSSSAFAAEGDVTIEDLQAELQALHKEKELKQQRYNRLQVAATSRADVDLRLAAELESATFKLKEASASIGAENADTNALLQNLTDEVKKLASFLPVQPDAKQKGKGEPVLLSQLPLDPYLHQEERNTKTLAAFTQKHFFQGISDIVETSCSERFQVLDLSSCEDGEDKENEREGREREEQVVERRKTEMARLQWSHIVAQHQLMQAMAEEKSVKAGLDWLSEKSSHTKSISTSSSLHVREVVSRKELQAVEAELEALMNGPVPAALRESARLLNVPIVRGDLALQLARQDYYTSRQDQVRDCLLRQKASFDLVLLGQEMEKRRWRTCFQQLGEVNSRLVKEGEAAALRIESLAHPDLAINPRPNPIISCKDVAFSRLLQILDHDSDHGRSEPFRTYEALDHAARDLAGNLQATRDALAGAGREQYYTAARFNGDCEALHRAMYTELQQLVLGPQVRPTATSDQELLCPNAQVGLFPLISCTVVLVNYTECYSEAILNELTVKLVKAESQLQSLQHVMQEIMGEVKAKRSQLERNALLRQERELYIYFHLNPRLLQKVVEDLEGKMAVKRALQ; from the exons ATGTTAGACGGTGGGCAGTTTGTGGAGGCCATGGGCCGTCTAGGTTATCCTGGTGCATCATCACTGAAGGCCTCTGACTTCGACTGGCTGTTTGACTGCGCCCCAGAGAACCTTCACTTCTTGCGCTTTGTCTGTCGCACCCTCAACCAAAGCAATGTCCTCACAACGGAGGAGGCAAATGCTTATCAGGAGCTACAGAAATCTGGCAAGCCAATCCTCGACGAAGCAGCTTTGGGTGAGGTCCTTAAAACCATTGGACCTTCAGATGGGAGCAGTGCAAACATCTTAGGGCCCTCTTCATCGTCATCGTCTGCGTTTGCAGCTGAAGGGGATGTTACCATTGAGGACTTGCAGGCAGAGCTCCAGGCACTGCATAAAGAGAAAGAGCTGAAGCAGCAGCGGTACAATAGATTGCAGGTTGCAGCAACCTCCCGTGCAGATGTTGACCTACGACTTGCTGCAGAGCTGGAGAGTGCTACATTTAAGCTAAAGGAGGCCAGTGCTTCCATTGGAGCTGAGAATGCTGACACCAACGCTCTGTTACAAAACCTAACAGATGAGGTGAAAAAACTTGCTTCATTTCTCCCAGTTCAGCCTGATgccaaacaaaaaggaaaaggagagcctgtcctcctctctcagcTGCCCTTGGATCCCTACCTTCACCAGGAGGAGCGCAACACTAAAACACTGGCTGCCTTCACTCAGAAGCATTTCTTCCAGGGCATCTCTGACATTGTTGAGACTTCTTGCTCTGAGCGCTTCCAGGTCCTTGACCTGAGTTCTTGTGAAGATGGAGAGGACAAAGAAAATGAGCgtgagggaagagagagagaggagcaagTGGTGGAGCGCAGGAAGACAGAGATGGCCAGACTTCAGTGGTCTCATATTGTGGCCCAACACCAACTGATGCAGGCCATGGCAGAGGAGAAGAGCGTTAAGGCTGGACTGGACTGGCTTTCTGAGAAGTCTTCTCATACTAAG AGCATTTCCACGTCCTCCTCACTACATGTCCGTGAGGTTGTGTCCAGGAAGGAACTGCAGGCAGTGGAGGCTGAGCTGGAGGCTCTGATGAATGGACCTGTACCTGCTGCCCTCAGAGAGTCAGCCAGGTTACTTAATGTGCCCATAGTGAGGGGAGACCTGGCTCTGCAACTAGCCAGACAAGACTACTACACTTCCAGACAGGATCAA GTACGAGACTGCCTTCTCCGCCAGAAGGCATCCTTTGACCTGGTGCTCCTGGGTCAGGAGATGGAGAAAAGGAGGTGGAGGACATGTTTCCAACAGCTGGGAGAAGTGAACAGCAGACTGGTAAAAGAAGGTGAAGCAGCAGCCCTCAGGATTGAGTCCCTGGCACACCCTGACCTGGCTATCAACCCCAGGCCCAACCCCATCATCAGCTGCAAGGATGTAGCCTTCAGCAG GCTGCTCCAGATCCTAGACCATGACTCAGACCATGGTCGATCAGAGCCTTTCCGGACATATGAAGCATTGGACCATGCAGCTCGCGACCTCGCAGGCAACCTCCAGGCAACCCGAGACGCTTTGGCTGGCGCTGGCCGTGAGCAGTACTACACAGCTGCTCGTTTCAATGGTGACTGTGAGGCGCTCCACAGGGCGATGTACACAGAGCTCCAGCAGCTGGTCTTAGGGCCGCAGGTACGTCCAACGGCCACCTCTGACCAGGAGCTGCTCTGTCCCAATGCACAGGTGGGTTTATTTCCTTTGATTTCATGCACAGTCGTCTTGGTCAACTATACCGAGTGCTATTCAGAAGCAATCCTTAAT GAGCTGACAGTGAAGCTTGTGAAAGCTGAGTCTCAGCTACAGAGTTTGCAGCATGTAATGCAAGAAATCATGGGGGAGGTTAAAGCCAAGCGTTCTCAGCTGGAGCGCAATGCCCTCCTCAGGCAGGAGAGGGAATTGTACATCTACTTCCACTTAAATCCCCGGCTGCTGCAAAAAGTAGTGGAAGATCTGGAGGGCAAAATGGCCGTCAAGAGAGCGCTGCAGTGA
- the haus3 gene encoding HAUS augmin-like complex subunit 3 isoform X3 produces the protein MLDGGQFVEAMGRLGYPGASSLKASDFDWLFDCAPENLHFLRFVCRTLNQSNVLTTEEANAYQELQKSGKPILDEAALGEVLKTIGPSDGSSANILGPSSSSSSAFAAEGDVTIEDLQAELQALHKEKELKQQRYNRLQVAATSRADVDLRLAAELESATFKLKEASASIGAENADTNALLQNLTDEVKKLASFLPVQPDAKQKGKGEPVLLSQLPLDPYLHQEERNTKTLAAFTQKHFFQGISDIVETSCSERFQVLDLSSCEDGEDKENEREGREREEQVVERRKTEMARLQWSHIVAQHQLMQAMAEEKSVKAGLDWLSEKSSHTKSISTSSSLHVREVVSRKELQAVEAELEALMNGPVPAALRESARLLNVPIVRGDLALQLARQDYYTSRQDQVRDCLLRQKASFDLVLLGQEMEKRRWRTCFQQLGEVNSRLVKEGEAAALRIESLAHPDLAINPRPNPIISCKDVAFSRLLQILDHDSDHGRSEPFRTYEALDHAARDLAGNLQATRDALAGAGREQYYTAARFNGDCEALHRAMYTELQQLVLGPQELTVKLVKAESQLQSLQHVMQEIMGEVKAKRSQLERNALLRQERELYIYFHLNPRLLQKVVEDLEGKMAVKRALQ, from the exons ATGTTAGACGGTGGGCAGTTTGTGGAGGCCATGGGCCGTCTAGGTTATCCTGGTGCATCATCACTGAAGGCCTCTGACTTCGACTGGCTGTTTGACTGCGCCCCAGAGAACCTTCACTTCTTGCGCTTTGTCTGTCGCACCCTCAACCAAAGCAATGTCCTCACAACGGAGGAGGCAAATGCTTATCAGGAGCTACAGAAATCTGGCAAGCCAATCCTCGACGAAGCAGCTTTGGGTGAGGTCCTTAAAACCATTGGACCTTCAGATGGGAGCAGTGCAAACATCTTAGGGCCCTCTTCATCGTCATCGTCTGCGTTTGCAGCTGAAGGGGATGTTACCATTGAGGACTTGCAGGCAGAGCTCCAGGCACTGCATAAAGAGAAAGAGCTGAAGCAGCAGCGGTACAATAGATTGCAGGTTGCAGCAACCTCCCGTGCAGATGTTGACCTACGACTTGCTGCAGAGCTGGAGAGTGCTACATTTAAGCTAAAGGAGGCCAGTGCTTCCATTGGAGCTGAGAATGCTGACACCAACGCTCTGTTACAAAACCTAACAGATGAGGTGAAAAAACTTGCTTCATTTCTCCCAGTTCAGCCTGATgccaaacaaaaaggaaaaggagagcctgtcctcctctctcagcTGCCCTTGGATCCCTACCTTCACCAGGAGGAGCGCAACACTAAAACACTGGCTGCCTTCACTCAGAAGCATTTCTTCCAGGGCATCTCTGACATTGTTGAGACTTCTTGCTCTGAGCGCTTCCAGGTCCTTGACCTGAGTTCTTGTGAAGATGGAGAGGACAAAGAAAATGAGCgtgagggaagagagagagaggagcaagTGGTGGAGCGCAGGAAGACAGAGATGGCCAGACTTCAGTGGTCTCATATTGTGGCCCAACACCAACTGATGCAGGCCATGGCAGAGGAGAAGAGCGTTAAGGCTGGACTGGACTGGCTTTCTGAGAAGTCTTCTCATACTAAG AGCATTTCCACGTCCTCCTCACTACATGTCCGTGAGGTTGTGTCCAGGAAGGAACTGCAGGCAGTGGAGGCTGAGCTGGAGGCTCTGATGAATGGACCTGTACCTGCTGCCCTCAGAGAGTCAGCCAGGTTACTTAATGTGCCCATAGTGAGGGGAGACCTGGCTCTGCAACTAGCCAGACAAGACTACTACACTTCCAGACAGGATCAA GTACGAGACTGCCTTCTCCGCCAGAAGGCATCCTTTGACCTGGTGCTCCTGGGTCAGGAGATGGAGAAAAGGAGGTGGAGGACATGTTTCCAACAGCTGGGAGAAGTGAACAGCAGACTGGTAAAAGAAGGTGAAGCAGCAGCCCTCAGGATTGAGTCCCTGGCACACCCTGACCTGGCTATCAACCCCAGGCCCAACCCCATCATCAGCTGCAAGGATGTAGCCTTCAGCAG GCTGCTCCAGATCCTAGACCATGACTCAGACCATGGTCGATCAGAGCCTTTCCGGACATATGAAGCATTGGACCATGCAGCTCGCGACCTCGCAGGCAACCTCCAGGCAACCCGAGACGCTTTGGCTGGCGCTGGCCGTGAGCAGTACTACACAGCTGCTCGTTTCAATGGTGACTGTGAGGCGCTCCACAGGGCGATGTACACAGAGCTCCAGCAGCTGGTCTTAGGGCCGCAG GAGCTGACAGTGAAGCTTGTGAAAGCTGAGTCTCAGCTACAGAGTTTGCAGCATGTAATGCAAGAAATCATGGGGGAGGTTAAAGCCAAGCGTTCTCAGCTGGAGCGCAATGCCCTCCTCAGGCAGGAGAGGGAATTGTACATCTACTTCCACTTAAATCCCCGGCTGCTGCAAAAAGTAGTGGAAGATCTGGAGGGCAAAATGGCCGTCAAGAGAGCGCTGCAGTGA
- the haus3 gene encoding HAUS augmin-like complex subunit 3 isoform X2 yields the protein MLDGGQFVEAMGRLGYPGASSLKASDFDWLFDCAPENLHFLRFVCRTLNQSNVLTTEEANAYQELQKSGKPILDEAALGEVLKTIGPSDGSSANILGPSSSSSSAFAAEGDVTIEDLQAELQALHKEKELKQQRYNRLQVAATSRADVDLRLAAELESATFKLKEASASIGAENADTNALLQNLTDEVKKLASFLPVQPDAKQKGKGEPVLLSQLPLDPYLHQEERNTKTLAAFTQKHFFQGISDIVETSCSERFQVLDLSSCEDGEDKENEREGREREEQVVERRKTEMARLQWSHIVAQHQLMQAMAEEKSVKAGLDWLSEKSSHTKSISTSSSLHVREVVSRKELQAVEAELEALMNGPVPAALRESARLLNVPIVRGDLALQLARQDYYTSRQDQVRDCLLRQKASFDLVLLGQEMEKRRWRTCFQQLGEVNSRLVKEGEAAALRIESLAHPDLAINPRPNPIISCKDVAFSRLLQILDHDSDHGRSEPFRTYEALDHAARDLAGNLQATRDALAGAGREQYYTAARFNGDCEALHRAMYTELQQLVLGPQVRPTATSDQELLCPNAQELTVKLVKAESQLQSLQHVMQEIMGEVKAKRSQLERNALLRQERELYIYFHLNPRLLQKVVEDLEGKMAVKRALQ from the exons ATGTTAGACGGTGGGCAGTTTGTGGAGGCCATGGGCCGTCTAGGTTATCCTGGTGCATCATCACTGAAGGCCTCTGACTTCGACTGGCTGTTTGACTGCGCCCCAGAGAACCTTCACTTCTTGCGCTTTGTCTGTCGCACCCTCAACCAAAGCAATGTCCTCACAACGGAGGAGGCAAATGCTTATCAGGAGCTACAGAAATCTGGCAAGCCAATCCTCGACGAAGCAGCTTTGGGTGAGGTCCTTAAAACCATTGGACCTTCAGATGGGAGCAGTGCAAACATCTTAGGGCCCTCTTCATCGTCATCGTCTGCGTTTGCAGCTGAAGGGGATGTTACCATTGAGGACTTGCAGGCAGAGCTCCAGGCACTGCATAAAGAGAAAGAGCTGAAGCAGCAGCGGTACAATAGATTGCAGGTTGCAGCAACCTCCCGTGCAGATGTTGACCTACGACTTGCTGCAGAGCTGGAGAGTGCTACATTTAAGCTAAAGGAGGCCAGTGCTTCCATTGGAGCTGAGAATGCTGACACCAACGCTCTGTTACAAAACCTAACAGATGAGGTGAAAAAACTTGCTTCATTTCTCCCAGTTCAGCCTGATgccaaacaaaaaggaaaaggagagcctgtcctcctctctcagcTGCCCTTGGATCCCTACCTTCACCAGGAGGAGCGCAACACTAAAACACTGGCTGCCTTCACTCAGAAGCATTTCTTCCAGGGCATCTCTGACATTGTTGAGACTTCTTGCTCTGAGCGCTTCCAGGTCCTTGACCTGAGTTCTTGTGAAGATGGAGAGGACAAAGAAAATGAGCgtgagggaagagagagagaggagcaagTGGTGGAGCGCAGGAAGACAGAGATGGCCAGACTTCAGTGGTCTCATATTGTGGCCCAACACCAACTGATGCAGGCCATGGCAGAGGAGAAGAGCGTTAAGGCTGGACTGGACTGGCTTTCTGAGAAGTCTTCTCATACTAAG AGCATTTCCACGTCCTCCTCACTACATGTCCGTGAGGTTGTGTCCAGGAAGGAACTGCAGGCAGTGGAGGCTGAGCTGGAGGCTCTGATGAATGGACCTGTACCTGCTGCCCTCAGAGAGTCAGCCAGGTTACTTAATGTGCCCATAGTGAGGGGAGACCTGGCTCTGCAACTAGCCAGACAAGACTACTACACTTCCAGACAGGATCAA GTACGAGACTGCCTTCTCCGCCAGAAGGCATCCTTTGACCTGGTGCTCCTGGGTCAGGAGATGGAGAAAAGGAGGTGGAGGACATGTTTCCAACAGCTGGGAGAAGTGAACAGCAGACTGGTAAAAGAAGGTGAAGCAGCAGCCCTCAGGATTGAGTCCCTGGCACACCCTGACCTGGCTATCAACCCCAGGCCCAACCCCATCATCAGCTGCAAGGATGTAGCCTTCAGCAG GCTGCTCCAGATCCTAGACCATGACTCAGACCATGGTCGATCAGAGCCTTTCCGGACATATGAAGCATTGGACCATGCAGCTCGCGACCTCGCAGGCAACCTCCAGGCAACCCGAGACGCTTTGGCTGGCGCTGGCCGTGAGCAGTACTACACAGCTGCTCGTTTCAATGGTGACTGTGAGGCGCTCCACAGGGCGATGTACACAGAGCTCCAGCAGCTGGTCTTAGGGCCGCAGGTACGTCCAACGGCCACCTCTGACCAGGAGCTGCTCTGTCCCAATGCACAG GAGCTGACAGTGAAGCTTGTGAAAGCTGAGTCTCAGCTACAGAGTTTGCAGCATGTAATGCAAGAAATCATGGGGGAGGTTAAAGCCAAGCGTTCTCAGCTGGAGCGCAATGCCCTCCTCAGGCAGGAGAGGGAATTGTACATCTACTTCCACTTAAATCCCCGGCTGCTGCAAAAAGTAGTGGAAGATCTGGAGGGCAAAATGGCCGTCAAGAGAGCGCTGCAGTGA